Proteins from a genomic interval of Halopseudomonas litoralis:
- a CDS encoding cytochrome D1 domain-containing protein, translating into MGIALGDDKKVIKPSSNGQQSPNIVFIGYRHFHARPEIYIMLKLRPILVSISLALSIGTAHAAPMPDGVVYSANEGDGSISAIELRTGAVSTTSISITPHNVQISPDGQILLAVGSPKSGSKEHGDHGGHGQTEAGDKGLLLLESEQPANVLKALPSGNHPAHVVTSQDGRYAYITNTDNDLLTVVDTQLEIVAAEVDTGSYPHGLRLSPDGAELYIANVTDNSVSVIDTENLKETARIHVGQAPVQVAYTPDGKYVYVSLRDENKVAIIDTETREVVDRVSVGRNPIQLFAASDAKMYVANQGDAADPDDSVTVIDTNNRTVVSTIVTGKGAHGLVASDDGDFMFVTNNVDNTVSAIDVRKEKVIATFLVGPNPNGITYRSVR; encoded by the coding sequence TTGGGTATTGCTTTGGGGGATGACAAAAAGGTAATCAAGCCGTCATCTAATGGTCAGCAGTCACCGAATATAGTTTTCATAGGTTATCGACACTTCCATGCCCGCCCGGAGATTTATATCATGCTCAAGCTTCGACCTATCCTCGTCTCAATTTCATTAGCCCTCTCCATTGGTACGGCCCACGCGGCACCCATGCCTGATGGTGTCGTTTATAGTGCCAATGAGGGTGACGGCTCCATTAGCGCAATTGAGTTGCGTACCGGGGCTGTGAGCACTACAAGTATTTCCATCACGCCCCATAACGTTCAGATATCCCCCGATGGGCAAATATTGCTCGCTGTAGGTAGCCCGAAATCTGGATCGAAAGAGCATGGCGATCATGGTGGCCATGGCCAAACGGAAGCTGGTGATAAAGGTCTACTGCTACTGGAGTCTGAGCAGCCAGCAAACGTATTGAAGGCGCTGCCTTCAGGCAACCATCCTGCCCATGTCGTTACCAGCCAGGACGGGCGCTATGCCTACATCACAAATACGGATAATGATCTTTTGACCGTCGTTGATACGCAGTTGGAAATCGTTGCTGCAGAAGTAGATACTGGAAGCTATCCCCATGGCTTACGCCTGAGCCCGGATGGTGCTGAACTCTATATCGCCAATGTCACTGATAATAGCGTATCGGTTATAGATACGGAAAATCTCAAGGAAACGGCACGAATTCATGTGGGCCAAGCTCCTGTTCAGGTGGCTTACACGCCGGATGGTAAATACGTGTATGTTTCATTGCGGGATGAGAATAAGGTTGCGATCATAGATACCGAGACGAGAGAAGTGGTTGATCGTGTTAGCGTAGGACGCAATCCTATCCAGCTATTCGCCGCATCAGACGCTAAAATGTATGTCGCGAACCAGGGCGATGCGGCCGACCCAGATGATAGTGTTACTGTAATTGATACAAACAACAGGACAGTTGTGAGTACGATAGTAACGGGGAAAGGGGCGCACGGTCTGGTGGCCAGTGATGACGGAGATTTTATGTTCGTCACCAATAACGTGGATAATACGGTAAGCGCCATTGATGTAAGGAAAGAAAAGGTAATCGCCACGTTTTTGGTTGGCCCAAATCCGAATGGCATCACCTATCGCAGCGTTCGTTAG
- a CDS encoding class I SAM-dependent methyltransferase — MMDRQFQPNLGPAEVYERYLSRNIADPWARVLLDLVSPQPGDHVLDLACGTGSVARQVAPLAGEDGRVVAVDINPDMLKVGSKQQIPDGAAIIWHSGDATQLDLPDNEFDIIFCQQGFQFFPDQPAAVLEMRRVLRSGGKVVVSVWQSLNQQPLFQILFSSISKHLDVPVADLDIAFSLGNEETLHQLFSTQFKDVQVAAITLPVRIPEPEKFVQISILGAATSIPSFANMDATSRLALIEKVTSDTLAAVQGFAEGGVLVFDMSTHIVVLS; from the coding sequence ATGATGGATAGACAATTTCAACCAAACCTGGGGCCCGCAGAGGTATACGAACGCTATCTCAGCCGGAATATTGCAGATCCGTGGGCACGTGTGCTGCTTGACCTGGTTTCCCCCCAGCCAGGTGACCATGTTCTGGATCTGGCATGCGGTACGGGTAGTGTGGCAAGGCAGGTTGCGCCGCTGGCCGGGGAGGATGGTCGCGTTGTTGCGGTCGATATAAATCCAGACATGTTGAAGGTCGGCAGCAAACAACAGATTCCGGACGGGGCCGCCATCATCTGGCACTCAGGGGATGCCACGCAGCTCGACCTTCCGGATAACGAATTCGATATTATTTTCTGCCAACAAGGGTTTCAGTTTTTCCCAGACCAGCCTGCAGCTGTGCTCGAAATGCGACGGGTACTGCGTTCCGGTGGTAAAGTAGTTGTCAGCGTATGGCAGTCGTTAAACCAGCAGCCCTTATTCCAAATCCTGTTTTCTTCAATTTCAAAGCATCTTGATGTGCCAGTTGCTGATTTGGATATCGCGTTTTCTTTGGGTAATGAAGAAACGCTGCATCAATTATTCAGCACCCAATTCAAAGATGTGCAGGTCGCCGCTATAACTTTACCTGTCCGAATTCCTGAACCTGAAAAATTTGTACAAATTTCAATATTAGGGGCTGCTACTTCGATTCCATCATTTGCAAACATGGATGCTACAAGCCGTCTTGCCCTCATAGAGAAGGTGACTAGCGATACGCTTGCGGCCGTGCAGGGGTTTGCGGAAGGAGGAGTTTTGGTTTTCGACATGAGCACGCATATTGTGGTTCTGAGTTGA
- a CDS encoding STY4534 family ICE replication protein — MSATQTSETKYFDLHTTGIGYLNRLREVTPRKGKPFMAVTVAALKGATDAVEYTYVDCNVVGEEAEKQIRRCQQAVDAEMKVLVGFRIGDIWPDVFTYQNGPKQGQAGVSLKGRLLYIGWIKINGKMVYQAKAVTAMPEQEQEVA, encoded by the coding sequence ATGAGCGCTACTCAAACCTCAGAAACCAAATACTTTGACCTTCACACCACTGGTATCGGTTACCTCAATCGCCTGCGGGAGGTGACTCCGCGCAAGGGAAAACCTTTCATGGCTGTGACCGTCGCCGCTCTGAAGGGGGCGACTGATGCTGTCGAGTACACCTACGTTGATTGCAATGTTGTCGGCGAAGAGGCTGAAAAGCAGATTCGTCGTTGCCAACAAGCGGTAGATGCTGAAATGAAGGTTCTGGTTGGCTTCCGGATTGGTGACATCTGGCCGGATGTTTTTACCTACCAGAATGGCCCCAAGCAGGGTCAGGCCGGTGTTTCACTGAAAGGTCGACTGCTGTATATCGGCTGGATCAAGATAAACGGCAAGATGGTCTACCAGGCCAAAGCGGTCACTGCCATGCCTGAACAGGAGCAAGAGGTAGCCTGA
- a CDS encoding JAB domain-containing protein, whose product MLSKQLLVENPQGHYAPATMDQVFEAARDAMQQKFRRGTAFTAPSAVKEYLWVQMVNYEHEVFVALC is encoded by the coding sequence ATGCTTTCAAAACAATTGTTGGTGGAAAATCCGCAGGGACATTACGCCCCGGCAACCATGGATCAGGTGTTCGAAGCTGCTCGGGATGCCATGCAGCAAAAGTTCCGCCGCGGAACAGCCTTCACCGCCCCAAGTGCTGTCAAAGAATATCTTTGGGTCCAGATGGTTAACTATGAACACGAAGTATTCGTTGCACTATGTTAA
- the istA gene encoding IS21 family transposase, translated as MIHKIKGLYDQGRGLSVRAISRELGISRNTVRKYLHLDETQISVAIADPSRTKLLDGHRDYLINQLIQFPALSAVKLARRLRERSVDLAVSDRSIRRYVQTLKQQVACGQFRYYEPVVESVPGVQCQVDPGELRGVMIGGVERVVHFVVFVLSCSRLMYVGLSFRPLDTERFIQMHDEAFRYFGGVTEECIYDQTKMVVISEQYRELTLNQRFHQYATTAGYRIHACEGYDPESKGKVEAGVKYVKRDCFYGEQFADENAVHQHLHDWLETVANARVHGTTGQHPREHFEALERSQLKPYLVPQSLLHLMPARETRKVDKTGLISWQANKYSVPMAWQQARVGVSAQDNQLLIHDLESGELIATHDLCKAKGRMIKNNNHYRDQTQRITDLEHSIDAILSDDLGSALCQLLKRTSPRIYKDQLVAVRDLLMAHAPVDTKLLGELCERSELTATGLRRYLEAWQQARARGRAISDREYAPEAGSRVGHADLNAYAHVGQSTGHGVTP; from the coding sequence GTGATTCACAAGATCAAGGGGTTGTACGACCAGGGCCGGGGTTTGTCGGTCCGTGCCATCAGCCGTGAGCTGGGGATTTCCCGGAATACCGTACGCAAGTATCTTCACCTGGATGAAACGCAGATCAGCGTCGCCATTGCTGACCCTTCGCGGACCAAGCTGCTCGACGGGCACCGTGATTATCTGATCAATCAGCTGATCCAGTTTCCAGCACTCAGTGCGGTCAAGTTGGCCCGACGTCTGAGAGAGCGCAGCGTTGATCTGGCGGTATCTGACCGGAGCATCCGCCGGTATGTACAAACGCTCAAGCAGCAGGTTGCCTGCGGCCAGTTCCGCTATTACGAACCGGTCGTTGAGTCGGTGCCGGGCGTTCAGTGCCAGGTCGATCCCGGTGAGTTGCGTGGCGTCATGATCGGCGGCGTGGAGCGCGTGGTGCATTTTGTGGTTTTTGTGTTGTCCTGTTCCCGGCTAATGTATGTCGGCCTGAGCTTCCGTCCGTTGGATACCGAGCGTTTTATCCAGATGCATGACGAGGCATTCCGTTACTTCGGCGGCGTCACTGAGGAGTGCATTTACGACCAGACCAAGATGGTGGTGATCAGCGAGCAATATCGAGAGCTGACGCTCAACCAGCGCTTCCACCAGTATGCAACCACGGCTGGCTATCGTATCCATGCCTGTGAGGGCTATGACCCGGAGAGCAAGGGCAAGGTGGAGGCCGGCGTCAAGTACGTCAAGCGTGACTGTTTCTATGGCGAGCAATTTGCGGACGAGAACGCCGTTCACCAGCATCTGCATGACTGGCTTGAGACCGTAGCCAATGCGCGTGTGCACGGCACGACCGGACAGCATCCTCGGGAGCATTTCGAGGCGCTGGAGCGCAGCCAGCTCAAGCCCTATCTGGTCCCGCAGAGCCTGCTGCACTTGATGCCTGCAAGAGAAACGCGCAAGGTCGACAAGACCGGGCTGATCTCCTGGCAGGCTAACAAGTATTCGGTACCCATGGCTTGGCAGCAAGCCCGTGTCGGTGTCAGCGCACAGGACAACCAGCTGCTGATCCATGACCTGGAGAGCGGCGAGCTCATCGCCACCCATGACCTGTGCAAGGCCAAGGGCCGGATGATCAAGAACAACAACCACTACCGAGACCAGACCCAGCGCATTACCGATCTGGAACACAGCATTGATGCGATCCTCTCCGATGATCTGGGCTCTGCCCTGTGCCAATTGCTTAAGCGGACCTCACCGCGTATCTACAAGGACCAACTGGTCGCCGTGCGTGATCTGCTCATGGCCCACGCGCCGGTTGATACCAAGCTGTTGGGTGAGTTGTGCGAGCGCAGCGAGCTGACCGCCACCGGACTCAGGCGCTACCTCGAAGCCTGGCAGCAAGCCAGGGCGCGAGGACGCGCCATCAGTGACCGCGAGTATGCGCCGGAGGCGGGTAGCCGCGTCGGCCATGCCGATCTGAATGCTTACGCCCACGTTGGCCAGTCGACTGGCCACGGAGTGACCCCATGA
- the istB gene encoding IS21-like element helper ATPase IstB, with translation MSLLDSTVAQYRSLRLSATAGELTALLARAEANEMSYLNFAQSLVEHEINARSSSRVSRNLKQAQFPSEKHLEAFDYRHQTTITKRQVSALLDFSFIDNRDNLVFIGPPGVGKTHLAIGIGHKAVQAGYKVLFRTALALVEDLELAEMKGELKKRLNQLSKYDVLIIDELGYLPMTRQARYNLFQLINNLYEYRSVILTTNKDFTSWGEFFHNDNVAVPIIDRVIHHSHIFMLGGESYRLKQKTAG, from the coding sequence ATGAGCCTACTCGATAGCACCGTAGCGCAGTACCGCAGCCTTCGCCTCAGCGCGACCGCCGGTGAACTGACCGCCCTGCTGGCCAGGGCTGAAGCCAATGAGATGTCTTACCTGAATTTCGCCCAGTCGTTGGTTGAGCATGAGATCAACGCCCGTTCGAGTAGTCGTGTGAGCCGCAACCTCAAACAGGCCCAGTTCCCCTCGGAGAAGCACCTGGAGGCCTTTGATTACCGGCATCAGACCACGATCACCAAGCGACAGGTCAGTGCCTTGCTGGACTTCAGCTTTATCGATAACCGCGACAACCTGGTGTTCATTGGGCCACCGGGGGTGGGCAAGACCCACCTGGCCATTGGGATTGGCCACAAGGCCGTCCAGGCTGGCTACAAGGTGCTGTTCCGCACTGCACTGGCACTGGTCGAGGACCTGGAGTTGGCGGAGATGAAGGGCGAGCTGAAGAAGCGACTGAACCAGCTGAGCAAGTACGATGTGCTGATCATCGATGAGCTGGGCTACCTGCCGATGACCCGTCAGGCCCGGTATAACCTGTTCCAGTTGATCAACAACTTGTACGAGTACCGCTCGGTGATCCTGACCACCAACAAGGACTTCACCAGCTGGGGCGAGTTCTTCCATAACGACAACGTGGCAGTGCCCATCATTGACCGTGTAATCCACCATTCACACATTTTTATGCTGGGAGGGGAGAGCTACCGCTTGAAGCAGAAAACCGCCGGTTAG
- the merR gene encoding Hg(II)-responsive transcriptional regulator, with the protein MENNLENLTIGVFARTAGVNVETIRFYQRKGLLPEPDKPYGSIRRYGETDVTRVRFVKSAQRLGFSLDEIAELLRLEDGTHCEEASSLAEHKLKDVRERMADLARMEAVLSDLVCACHARKGNVSCPLIASLQGKKEPRSADAV; encoded by the coding sequence ATGGAAAACAATTTGGAGAACCTGACCATTGGCGTTTTCGCCAGGACGGCCGGGGTCAATGTGGAGACCATCCGGTTCTATCAGCGCAAGGGCTTGCTCCCGGAACCGGACAAGCCTTACGGCAGCATTCGCCGCTATGGCGAGACGGATGTAACGCGGGTGCGCTTCGTGAAATCAGCCCAGCGGTTGGGCTTCAGCCTGGATGAGATCGCCGAGCTGCTGCGGCTGGAGGATGGCACCCATTGCGAGGAAGCCAGCAGCCTGGCCGAGCACAAGCTCAAGGACGTGCGCGAGAGGATGGCTGACCTGGCGCGCATGGAGGCCGTGCTGTCTGATTTGGTGTGCGCCTGCCATGCGCGGAAGGGGAACGTTTCCTGCCCGCTGATTGCGTCACTGCAAGGGAAGAAAGAACCGCGCAGTGCGGACGCCGTGTAG
- the merT gene encoding mercuric ion transporter MerT gives MSEPQNGRGALFTGGLAAILASACCLGPLVLIALGFSGAWIGNLTVLEPYRPIFIGVALVALFFAWRRIYRPSAACKPGEVCAIPQVRATYKLIFWGVAVLVLVALGFPYVVPFFY, from the coding sequence ATGTCTGAACCTCAAAACGGGCGCGGCGCGCTCTTCACTGGCGGGCTGGCCGCCATCCTCGCCTCGGCTTGCTGCCTCGGGCCGCTGGTTCTGATCGCCTTGGGGTTCAGCGGCGCTTGGATCGGCAACTTGACGGTGTTGGAACCCTATCGCCCCATCTTTATCGGCGTGGCGCTGGTGGCGTTGTTCTTCGCCTGGCGGCGCATCTACCGGCCGTCAGCCGCCTGCAAACCGGGTGAGGTTTGCGCGATTCCCCAAGTGCGAGCTACTTACAAGCTCATTTTCTGGGGCGTGGCCGTGCTGGTTTTGGTCGCGCTCGGATTTCCCTACGTCGTGCCATTTTTCTATTGA
- the merP gene encoding mercury resistance system periplasmic binding protein MerP, whose amino-acid sequence MKKLLSALALAAVVAPVWAATQTVTLSVPGMTCSACPITVKKAISKVDGVSKVDVTFETREAVVTFDDAKTSVQKLTKATEDAGYPSSVKN is encoded by the coding sequence ATGAAAAAGCTGCTTTCCGCCCTTGCCCTCGCTGCCGTTGTTGCCCCCGTGTGGGCCGCCACCCAGACCGTTACGCTGTCCGTACCGGGCATGACCTGCTCGGCCTGTCCGATCACTGTCAAGAAGGCGATTTCCAAGGTCGATGGCGTCAGTAAAGTTGACGTGACCTTCGAGACGCGCGAAGCGGTGGTCACCTTCGATGATGCCAAGACCAGCGTGCAGAAACTGACCAAGGCTACCGAGGATGCGGGCTACCCATCATCAGTCAAGAACTGA
- the merF gene encoding mercury resistance system transport protein MerF yields the protein MKDPKTLLRVSIIGTTLVALCCFTPVLVILLGVVGLSALTGYLDYVLLPALAIFIGLTIYAIQRKRQADACCTPKFNGVKK from the coding sequence ATGAAAGACCCGAAGACACTGCTGCGGGTCAGCATCATTGGCACAACCCTCGTGGCGCTGTGTTGCTTCACCCCTGTTCTGGTCATTTTGCTCGGTGTGGTCGGCTTGTCCGCGCTGACCGGCTATCTGGACTATGTGCTGCTGCCTGCGCTGGCGATTTTCATCGGCTTGACCATCTACGCCATCCAACGAAAACGCCAAGCCGATGCCTGCTGCACCCCGAAATTCAATGGAGTAAAAAAATGA
- the merA gene encoding mercury(II) reductase, whose amino-acid sequence MTEITVNGMTCTSCATHVKDALEKIPGVNAAVVSYPESRAQVMADTAVSHNQLLAAIAALGYQGSIRVGDFKDEPKIRDALEGAGLHIAIIGSGGAAMAAALKAVEQGATVTLIERGTIGGTCVNIGCVPSKIMIRAAHIAHLRRESPFDGGIAATVPAIDRSKLLAQQQARVDELRHAKYEGILDGNPAITVLHGEARFKDDQSLVVRLNEGGEREVTFDRCLVATGASPAVPPIPGLKESPYWTSTEALVSDTIPARLAVIGSSVVALELAQAFARLGSQVTILARSTLFFREDPAIGEAVTAAFRAEGIEVLEHTQASQVAHVNGEFVLTTGHGELRADKLLVATGRAPNTRSLALDAAGVTVNAQGAIVIDQGMRTSNPNIYAAGDCTDQPQFVYVAAAAGTRAAINMTGGDAALNLTAMPAVVFTDPQVATVGYSEAEAHHDGIETDSRTLTLDNVPRALANFDTRGFIKLVIEEGSGRLIGVQAVAPEAGELIQTAVLAIRNRMTVQELADQLFPYLTMVEGLKLAAQTFNKDVKQLSCCAG is encoded by the coding sequence ATGACCGAAATCACCGTGAATGGCATGACCTGCACATCCTGCGCCACCCATGTCAAAGATGCTTTGGAAAAGATTCCCGGCGTGAATGCCGCTGTGGTGTCCTATCCAGAAAGCCGCGCGCAAGTCATGGCAGACACCGCCGTGAGCCACAACCAACTGCTGGCCGCCATCGCCGCATTGGGTTATCAAGGCTCGATCCGGGTTGGTGATTTCAAAGATGAACCAAAAATCCGTGATGCACTTGAGGGCGCCGGTTTGCATATCGCCATCATTGGCAGCGGCGGGGCCGCGATGGCGGCGGCGCTGAAGGCCGTCGAGCAAGGCGCGACGGTCACGCTGATCGAACGCGGCACCATCGGCGGCACCTGCGTCAATATCGGCTGTGTGCCGTCCAAGATCATGATCCGCGCTGCCCATATTGCCCATCTGCGCCGGGAAAGTCCGTTCGACGGCGGTATTGCGGCAACTGTGCCTGCGATTGACCGCAGCAAACTGCTGGCCCAGCAGCAGGCCCGTGTCGATGAACTGCGGCACGCCAAATACGAAGGCATCCTGGACGGCAATCCAGCCATCACCGTTTTGCACGGTGAAGCGCGTTTCAAGGACGACCAGAGCCTGGTCGTCCGTTTGAACGAGGGTGGCGAGCGCGAGGTAACGTTCGACCGCTGCCTGGTCGCCACCGGTGCCAGTCCGGCCGTGCCGCCGATTCCGGGCCTGAAAGAGTCACCCTACTGGACTTCCACCGAAGCGCTTGTCAGCGACACCATTCCCGCACGCCTGGCCGTGATCGGTTCGTCGGTGGTGGCGTTGGAACTGGCGCAAGCCTTTGCCCGGCTCGGCAGCCAGGTCACGATCCTGGCACGCAGCACCTTGTTCTTCCGGGAAGACCCGGCCATCGGCGAGGCCGTGACAGCCGCTTTCCGCGCCGAGGGCATCGAGGTGCTGGAGCACACGCAAGCCAGCCAGGTCGCCCATGTGAACGGCGAATTCGTGCTGACCACCGGACACGGTGAATTGCGCGCTGACAAGTTGCTGGTTGCCACCGGTCGGGCACCGAATACGCGCAGCCTCGCGCTGGACGCGGCGGGGGTCACTGTCAATGCGCAAGGGGCCATCGTTATCGACCAAGGCATGCGCACGAGCAACCCGAACATCTACGCGGCCGGCGACTGCACCGACCAGCCGCAGTTCGTCTACGTGGCAGCGGCCGCCGGCACCCGTGCCGCGATCAACATGACCGGCGGCGACGCAGCCCTCAATCTGACCGCGATGCCGGCAGTGGTGTTCACCGACCCGCAAGTCGCCACCGTGGGCTACAGCGAGGCGGAAGCGCACCACGATGGCATCGAGACCGACAGTCGCACGCTGACACTCGACAACGTTCCGCGAGCGCTTGCCAACTTCGACACACGCGGCTTCATCAAGCTGGTCATCGAGGAAGGTAGCGGACGGCTCATCGGCGTGCAGGCGGTGGCCCCGGAAGCGGGCGAACTGATCCAGACGGCGGTGCTCGCCATCCGCAACCGCATGACGGTGCAGGAACTGGCCGACCAGTTGTTCCCCTACCTGACAATGGTCGAGGGGTTGAAGCTTGCGGCGCAGACCTTCAACAAGGACGTGAAGCAGCTTTCCTGCTGCGCTGGATAA
- the merD gene encoding mercury resistance co-regulator MerD yields the protein MSAYTVSRLALDAGVSVHIVRDYLLRGLLRPVACTPGGYGLFDDAALQRLCFVRAAFEAGIGLDALARLCRALDAADGDEAAAQLAVLRQFVERRREALADLEVQLATMPTEPAQHAESLP from the coding sequence ATGAGCGCCTACACCGTGTCCCGGCTGGCCCTTGATGCCGGGGTGAGCGTGCATATCGTGCGCGACTACCTGCTGCGCGGATTGCTGCGTCCGGTGGCGTGCACCCCGGGCGGCTATGGCCTGTTCGATGATGCCGCCTTGCAACGGCTGTGCTTCGTGCGGGCGGCCTTCGAGGCGGGCATCGGCCTGGACGCGCTGGCGCGGCTGTGCCGGGCGCTGGATGCTGCGGACGGCGATGAAGCGGCCGCGCAGCTTGCCGTTCTGCGCCAGTTCGTCGAGCGTCGGCGCGAAGCGTTGGCCGATCTGGAGGTGCAGTTGGCCACCATGCCGACCGAGCCGGCACAGCACGCGGAGAGTCTGCCATGA
- the merE gene encoding broad-spectrum mercury transporter MerE, whose product MNSPERLPSETHKPITGYLWGALAVLTCPCHLPILAIVLAGTTAGAFIGEYWGIAALTLTGLFVLSVTRLLRAFKDRS is encoded by the coding sequence ATGAACAGCCCCGAGCGCTTGCCGTCCGAGACGCACAAACCGATCACCGGCTACCTGTGGGGCGCGCTGGCCGTGCTCACCTGTCCCTGCCATTTGCCGATTCTCGCCATTGTGCTGGCCGGCACGACGGCCGGCGCGTTCATCGGAGAGTACTGGGGTATCGCAGCCCTCACGCTGACCGGTTTGTTCGTCCTGTCTGTGACACGACTGCTGCGGGCCTTCAAAGATCGATCATGA
- a CDS encoding recombinase family protein — MLIGYMRVSKADGSQATDLQRDALIAAGVDPVHLYEDQASGMREDRPGLTSCLKALRTGDTLVVWKLDRLGRDLRHLINTVHDLTGRGIGLKVLTGHGAAIDTTTAAGKLVFGIFAALAEFERELIAERTIAGLASARARGRKGGRPFKMTAAKLRLAMAAMGQPETKVGDLCQELGVTRQTLYRHVSPKGELRPDGEKLLSRI; from the coding sequence ATGCTGATAGGCTACATGCGGGTATCGAAGGCGGACGGCTCCCAGGCTACCGATTTGCAGCGCGACGCGCTGATTGCCGCCGGGGTCGATCCAGTACATCTTTACGAGGACCAGGCATCCGGCATGCGCGAGGATCGGCCCGGCTTGACGAGCTGCCTGAAGGCGTTGCGAACTGGCGACACACTGGTCGTGTGGAAACTGGATCGGCTCGGACGCGACCTGCGACATCTCATCAACACCGTGCACGACCTGACTGGGCGCGGCATCGGCTTGAAGGTATTAACCGGGCACGGCGCGGCCATCGACACCACGACCGCCGCCGGCAAGCTGGTCTTTGGCATCTTCGCCGCCCTGGCCGAGTTCGAGCGCGAGTTGATCGCGGAGCGCACGATTGCCGGCCTAGCCTCGGCCCGCGCGCGCGGGCGGAAAGGCGGCCGGCCGTTCAAGATGACCGCCGCCAAGCTGCGGCTGGCGATGGCGGCAATGGGTCAGCCAGAGACCAAGGTCGGCGACCTGTGCCAGGAACTTGGCGTCACGCGGCAGACCCTGTATCGGCATGTTTCACCCAAGGGTGAGCTACGTCCAGATGGCGAGAAGCTACTCAGCCGAATTTGA
- a CDS encoding TniQ family protein, whose protein sequence is MKSAPRWPLHPAPKEGEALSSWLNRVAACYQMDVHELLAHDLGHSQLDDLDTAPSLSLLTALCQRSGVELERLRSMSLAGWVPWLLDSLDDSVPAALETYTFQCTVLLPKRTRKVRSITRWRAWLPSQTIRRACPQCLNDPTNQAVLLVWQLPLMLSCPQHGCWLESYWGMPGRYLQWEIADAAPRPADDAIACMDRRTWQALTTGFVELPRRRVHAGLWFRLLRTLLDELNTPLSHCGSCSASIRHVWERCGHPLRAGQSLWRPYEILAPAVQWQMLEAAATAITLIESKALIPRGEQAALFQTEPHTGFTNGLPAKVPKPEPINHWQRAAQAIDEAIIEARHNPETARLLFTLASYGRRDPESLERLRATFTKEGIPPEFLSHYEPEWPFAGLRLNDGLSDSF, encoded by the coding sequence GTGAAGTCCGCGCCGCGCTGGCCGCTGCATCCGGCACCCAAGGAAGGCGAAGCCCTGTCCTCATGGCTCAACCGGGTCGCCGCCTGCTACCAGATGGACGTGCACGAGCTGCTGGCCCACGATCTTGGTCACAGCCAACTTGATGACCTGGATACCGCACCATCCTTGTCGTTGCTGACGGCGCTCTGCCAGCGCAGTGGCGTCGAGCTGGAGCGGTTGCGCAGCATGAGTCTTGCAGGCTGGGTGCCGTGGCTGCTCGACAGTCTCGACGATTCGGTACCAGCAGCCTTGGAAACCTATACATTCCAATGCACGGTGCTCCTGCCCAAGCGCACCCGCAAGGTGCGGTCCATCACTCGCTGGCGTGCCTGGCTACCGAGCCAGACGATTCGCCGGGCGTGTCCGCAGTGTCTGAACGATCCAACGAATCAAGCTGTGCTACTCGTCTGGCAGCTCCCCTTGATGCTGAGCTGCCCGCAGCATGGCTGCTGGCTGGAGTCCTACTGGGGCATGCCCGGCCGGTATCTTCAGTGGGAAATCGCCGATGCTGCGCCGCGCCCTGCCGATGACGCAATCGCCTGCATGGACCGGCGCACCTGGCAGGCGCTGACGACGGGTTTTGTGGAGCTGCCGCGTCGGCGTGTCCACGCCGGCTTGTGGTTCCGGCTGCTGCGCACCCTGCTTGATGAGCTGAACACGCCGCTCTCGCACTGCGGCAGTTGCTCGGCGAGCATCCGCCATGTCTGGGAGCGCTGCGGCCATCCGCTGCGCGCCGGGCAGAGTCTGTGGCGTCCCTACGAGATTCTGGCCCCGGCGGTGCAGTGGCAGATGCTGGAGGCGGCGGCCACCGCCATCACGCTGATCGAGTCAAAGGCGCTGATCCCGCGCGGGGAACAGGCCGCGCTGTTTCAGACGGAGCCGCACACTGGTTTCACCAACGGCCTGCCGGCGAAGGTGCCGAAGCCGGAACCCATCAACCACTGGCAACGAGCAGCCCAGGCCATCGATGAGGCCATCATTGAAGCGCGACACAACCCGGAGACGGCCCGCTTGCTGTTCACACTGGCGTCCTACGGGCGACGCGACCCCGAATCCCTGGAACGTTTGCGCGCCACGTTCACCAAGGAGGGCATCCCGCCGGAGTTTTTGTCACATTACGAGCCTGAATGGCCGTTTGCAGGTCTTAGACTAAATGACGGGTTAAGTGACAGTTTTTGA